The proteins below come from a single Candidatus Methylomirabilota bacterium genomic window:
- the tldD gene encoding metalloprotease TldD, which translates to MKDLARVRPETFFADRFNVTAGLMERVLGGSLIGRVDDADIYLEYCINEDLQLEEGTVKKASRHVSQGAGVRALSGTRTGYAHTDDISIQNLEEAARQARAIADRASASATVAVPSRGRPHDLYSLAEPPVVTDLERKLALLRNVDAACRAADPRIRQVFVSLSSEQVVMLIATPGGFTVGDIRPLTRLNVTAIAEENGKREIGSHGGGGRVPLDFFLEGERWRRFAGEAARQAVLKLGAVDAPAGSMTVVLGPGWPGILLHEAVGHGLEGDFNRKGTSTFAGRMGQKVASELVTVIDDGTIANRRGSLNVDDEGTPTGRTVLIEKGILTGYMQDRLNARLMGMTPTGNGRRESYAHPPMPRMTNTFMLAGEDDPEDILRSVKRGLYAVTFGGGQVDITSGKFVFSASEAYLIEDGRVGAPVKGATLIGNGPEALTRISRVGRDLELDEGVGTCGKEGQSVPVGVGLPTTRIDDITVGGTAV; encoded by the coding sequence ATGAAAGACCTTGCTCGCGTTCGCCCCGAGACCTTCTTCGCCGATCGCTTCAACGTCACAGCAGGGCTCATGGAAAGGGTGCTCGGCGGCAGCCTCATCGGCCGGGTGGACGACGCCGACATCTACCTCGAGTACTGTATCAACGAGGATCTGCAACTCGAGGAAGGGACGGTCAAAAAGGCCTCTCGCCACGTGAGCCAGGGCGCCGGCGTCCGGGCGCTCTCGGGCACCCGCACGGGCTACGCCCACACCGACGACATCTCGATCCAGAACCTCGAGGAGGCGGCGCGCCAGGCGCGCGCGATCGCCGACCGCGCGAGCGCCTCGGCGACGGTCGCCGTCCCCTCGCGTGGCAGGCCCCACGACCTCTATTCGCTCGCCGAGCCCCCCGTCGTCACCGACCTCGAACGCAAGCTCGCGCTCCTCAGGAACGTGGATGCCGCCTGCCGCGCGGCGGACCCGAGGATCCGGCAGGTGTTCGTCTCCCTCTCGAGCGAGCAGGTGGTCATGCTGATCGCGACGCCCGGCGGCTTCACCGTCGGCGACATCCGCCCGCTCACGCGGCTCAACGTCACGGCGATCGCGGAGGAGAACGGCAAGCGCGAGATCGGGTCTCACGGAGGCGGAGGCCGCGTGCCGCTCGACTTCTTCCTCGAGGGCGAGCGCTGGCGGCGCTTCGCCGGTGAGGCCGCACGCCAGGCGGTCCTGAAGCTCGGCGCCGTGGACGCGCCGGCGGGGTCCATGACGGTCGTCCTCGGCCCCGGCTGGCCGGGCATCCTCCTGCACGAGGCCGTGGGCCACGGTCTCGAAGGTGACTTCAACCGCAAGGGCACGTCCACGTTCGCCGGCCGCATGGGCCAGAAAGTCGCCTCGGAGCTGGTGACGGTCATCGACGACGGCACGATCGCCAACCGCCGCGGCTCGCTGAACGTGGACGACGAGGGCACGCCGACCGGGCGCACCGTGCTGATCGAGAAGGGGATCCTCACGGGCTACATGCAGGACCGGCTGAACGCGCGGCTCATGGGGATGACGCCCACCGGCAACGGGCGGCGCGAGTCGTACGCCCACCCGCCCATGCCGCGCATGACCAACACCTTCATGCTCGCCGGCGAGGACGATCCCGAGGACATCCTCCGGTCCGTCAAGCGCGGTCTCTACGCCGTGACGTTCGGCGGCGGCCAGGTGGACATCACCAGCGGCAAGTTCGTCTTCTCGGCGAGCGAGGCCTACCTGATCGAGGACGGCCGCGTCGGCGCCCCGGTCAAGGGCGCCACGCTCATCGGCAACGGCCCCGAGGCGCTCACGCGCATCTCTCGCGTCGGGCGCGATCTCGAGCTCGACGAGGGCGTGGGCACCTGCGGCAAGGAAGGCCAGTCCGTGCCGGTGGGCGTCGGGCTGCCGACGACTCGGATTGATGACATCACGGTGGGTGGGACGGCGGTATGA